Proteins encoded within one genomic window of Lampris incognitus isolate fLamInc1 chromosome 1, fLamInc1.hap2, whole genome shotgun sequence:
- the sash3 gene encoding SAM and SH3 domain-containing protein 3, whose protein sequence is MLRRKPSNASEKEQVQKKKLSLQRSSSFKDFMKPKTPSPVVTDKEFTLDETVADGFPPEETGKSGSKLGKKWRNVISRTMTRKTSKMVQKALAEEGGESGEDSSLSPISDWLPDLTAGQRTSVCSTGSEDIVPSPVTRQLSGSGDRQSMDSGYSQRDSMKLEENGLSYSGPFCGRALVHTDFTPSPYDVESLKLQKGDIIHIIEKPPVGTWTGKLNNKVGSFKFIYVNILPDESPPVRRKRCNSKLCKAKDRPNTLEEVLDSIGLTELSSLLSMHGFQSLEDFGGLKESHLNELNITDPEQRDKILNACELLRDSEDESDPDEQERPEDKSENPRDSGCFESLENMENGREEPKQENLQEQNQQTSEEQDKEQTDQADSLQEQLQELALGEGS, encoded by the exons ATGCTGAGGCGAAAACCCTCCAATGCCTCGGAGAAGGAACAGGTGCAGAAGAAGAAG CTCAGCCTGCAAAGGTCCAGCAGCTTCAAGGACTTCATGAAGCCCAAGACCCCGTCTCCTGTTGTGACAGATAAGGAGTTCACCTTGGACGAGACG GTGGCAGATGGGTTTCCACCAGAGGAGACTGGGAAAAGTGGCAGCAAGCTGGGAAAGAAATGGCGAAATGTCATCTCGCGTACCATGACCCGCAAAACATCCAAGATGGTACAGAAGGCCCTGGCTGAGGAGGGG GGGGAGAGCGGTGAGGACAGCTCCCTTTCCCCCATCAGTGACTGGCTTCCAGACCTGACTGCAGGACAGAGGACTTCTGTCTGCTCCACCGGGTCAGAGGACATCGTCCCCAGCCCTGTAACCCGACAACTTTCTGGTA GTGGTGATCGACAAAGCATGGACAGCGGCTACAGCCAGAGGGACAGCATGAAACTGGAGGAGAATGGTCTCTCCTACAGCGGACCCTTTTGTGGTCGCGCACTAGTCCACACCGACTTCACCCCAAGCCCCTACGACGTGGAGTCTCTGAAACTGCAA AAAGGTGACATCATCCATATTATTGAGAAACCCCCAGTGGGGACCTGGACTGGGAAGCTCAACAACAAGGTGGGCTCCTTTAAGTTCATCTATGTCAACATCCTGCCTGACGAGAGCCCACCAGTTAGGAGGAAACGCTGCAACAGTAAGCTCTGCAAGGCCAAAGACAGACCCAACACCCTGGAGGAGGTGCTGGACAGCATCGGCTTGACC GAGCTCAGCTCTTTGCTGTCCATGCACGGCTTCCAGAGCCTGGAGGATTTTGGAGGGCTGAAGGAGTCTCACCTGAATGAGCTGAACATCACTGACCCAGAACAGCGAGATAAGATCCTGAATGCTTGCGAGCTGCTGAGAGACT CTGAAGATGAATCAGACCCAGACGAGCAGGAAAGACCTGAGGACAAGAGCGAGAACCCAAGAGATTCAGGCTGTTTCGAGAGCTTGGAGAACATGGAGAACGGCCGCGAGGAGCCCAAGCAGGAGAACTTGCAAGAGCAGAACCAGCAGACCTCCGAGGAGCAGGACAAGGAACAAACAGATCAGGCGGATTCCCTCCAGGAGCAGCTGCAGGAGCTGGCTCTGGGCGAGGGCTCTTGA